In Bacteroides coprosuis DSM 18011, the following are encoded in one genomic region:
- a CDS encoding 7TM receptor with intracellular metal dependent phosphohydrolase (COGs: COG1480 membrane-associated HD superfamily hydrolase~InterPro IPR003607:IPR011621:IPR006674:IPR006675~KEGG: bfs:BF4031 putative transmembrane HD family protein~PFAM: Metal-dependent phosphohydrolase, 7TM intracellular domain; Metal-dependent phosphohydrolase, HD subdomain~SMART: Metal-dependent phosphohydrolase, HD domain~SPTR: Putative membrane-associated HD superfamily hydrolase;~TIGRFAM: Uncharacterised protein family HDIG~IMG reference gene:2504106168~PFAM: 7TM-HD extracellular; HD domain; 7TM receptor with intracellular HD hydrolase~TIGRFAM: uncharacterized domain HDIG), which translates to MKKGKQGTPFKDLIYKVLIFIGAVALIVYFLPRDGKFNYQFDMNRPWRYGQLIATFDFPIYKEKQVIKTEQDSVLTNHFHPYFQKNKDISINAIEKFKEDYHSHLKDRLPSSLYHAYIQKTLQNIYDAGIIPTEDMKYLLKDSVKTIMISEDKLATGKETSKLYTVRTAYEALIKGDSVHFKSEKLKACDLNNYITPNLNFEQERTETAKEELLSGLSLTRGAVLSGQKIIDRGEIVDQKTYNILESLKIESTKRSESVSQKHQILIGQVIFVAIMMLTFMLYIELFRKDFYERKRSLTLLFLIVIFYCIMTALIEDNFLSVYTIPYAMLPIIISVFLDSRTAIVAHTTTILICSIVVSHPHEFILLQFVAGMVAIFSLRELSQRSQLIKSAFVITISYAMVFLALELISESDLSKINIGMYTYFAINGILLLFTYPLLFLLEKTFGFTSNVTLVELSNINNSLLRKMSEVAPGTFQHSMQMANLATEAAMHIGANSQLVRTGALYHDIGKSENPAFFTENQSGGINPHDRLTYEQSAEIVINHVYDGIKLADKNNIPNAVKDFITTHHGKGKTKYFYISWMNEHPGEKPDDAKFTYPGPNPFTKETAILMMADSVEAASRSLPEYTEETISHLVEKIIDTQVEEGYFKECPITFQDIATIKAVFKEKLKIIYHTRISYPELKK; encoded by the coding sequence ATGAAAAAGGGCAAACAAGGAACTCCTTTTAAAGATCTCATTTATAAAGTTTTAATATTTATAGGTGCTGTCGCACTTATTGTATATTTCTTACCTCGTGATGGTAAATTCAACTATCAATTTGATATGAATAGACCTTGGAGATATGGACAACTTATTGCAACTTTTGATTTTCCTATTTATAAGGAAAAACAAGTAATAAAAACGGAACAAGATAGTGTTTTGACCAATCACTTCCATCCCTATTTTCAAAAGAATAAAGACATTTCTATTAATGCCATAGAGAAATTCAAAGAAGACTATCATAGCCATCTAAAAGACAGACTACCTTCTTCACTATATCATGCATATATACAGAAAACCTTACAAAATATTTATGATGCAGGAATCATTCCAACCGAAGATATGAAGTATCTACTCAAAGATAGTGTGAAGACTATAATGATTTCTGAGGACAAACTTGCCACAGGTAAGGAAACTTCAAAACTTTATACTGTTCGCACTGCTTATGAAGCCTTGATAAAAGGTGACAGCGTTCATTTTAAATCAGAAAAACTAAAAGCCTGCGATTTAAATAATTATATTACCCCTAATTTAAACTTTGAACAAGAACGTACGGAAACAGCTAAAGAAGAATTATTGTCAGGTTTATCCCTAACACGTGGAGCTGTATTAAGTGGACAAAAAATAATTGACCGAGGTGAAATTGTCGATCAAAAAACCTATAACATCTTAGAATCTCTCAAAATTGAATCTACTAAGAGGAGTGAATCTGTTAGTCAAAAGCATCAAATTTTAATAGGACAAGTCATATTTGTAGCTATTATGATGCTGACATTTATGCTATACATTGAGCTCTTTAGAAAAGACTTTTATGAAAGGAAAAGAAGCTTAACACTCCTATTTCTAATTGTCATATTTTATTGTATCATGACTGCACTTATTGAAGATAATTTTTTAAGTGTTTATACAATACCATATGCAATGCTCCCTATTATTATAAGTGTATTCTTAGATTCTCGCACAGCTATTGTCGCTCACACTACTACTATCTTAATTTGTTCCATAGTAGTAAGTCATCCTCACGAATTCATTTTACTACAATTTGTAGCAGGGATGGTTGCAATATTTAGTTTAAGAGAATTATCTCAAAGATCACAACTGATTAAGAGTGCCTTTGTTATAACTATATCTTATGCAATGGTATTCCTAGCTTTAGAGTTAATTTCTGAGAGTGATTTATCCAAAATAAACATAGGAATGTACACCTATTTTGCAATCAATGGTATTTTATTACTATTTACCTATCCATTATTATTTTTACTGGAAAAAACCTTTGGATTCACCTCAAACGTTACTCTAGTAGAATTATCCAATATCAACAATAGCTTATTAAGAAAGATGTCTGAAGTTGCTCCAGGAACATTTCAACATTCTATGCAAATGGCAAACCTTGCAACTGAGGCTGCTATGCATATTGGGGCAAATAGCCAACTTGTACGTACAGGTGCTTTATATCATGATATTGGCAAATCTGAGAATCCAGCATTCTTCACGGAGAATCAATCTGGAGGTATAAATCCCCACGATAGACTAACCTACGAACAGAGTGCTGAAATTGTAATTAACCACGTATATGATGGCATTAAACTAGCAGACAAAAACAACATACCTAATGCCGTCAAAGATTTTATTACTACTCATCATGGTAAGGGGAAAACCAAATATTTCTATATTTCTTGGATGAATGAGCATCCTGGGGAAAAACCTGATGATGCTAAATTTACATATCCTGGACCCAATCCTTTTACTAAAGAAACTGCAATTTTGATGATGGCGGACTCTGTTGAAGCAGCCTCACGAAGCTTACCCGAATACACAGAGGAAACAATTAGCCATTTAGTAGAAAAAATAATAGACACCCAAGTAGAAGAAGGTTACTTTAAAGAGTGTCCTATTACCTTTCAAGATATTGCTACAATAAAAGCGGTATTCAAAGAAAAACTAAAGATTATTTATCACACGCGCATTAGTTATCCCGAATTAAAGAAGTAA
- a CDS encoding glutamyl-tRNA synthetase (COGs: COG0008 Glutamyl- and glutaminyl-tRNA synthetase~InterPro IPR020058:IPR004527~KEGG: bfs:BF4030 glutamyl-tRNA synthetase~PFAM: Glutamyl/glutaminyl-tRNA synthetase, class Ic, catalytic domain~PRIAM: Glutamate--tRNA ligase~SPTR: Putative glutamyl-tRNA synthetase;~TIGRFAM: Glutamyl-tRNA synthetase, class Ic, bacterial/mitochondrial~IMG reference gene:2504106169~PFAM: tRNA synthetases class I (E and Q), catalytic domain~TIGRFAM: glutamyl-tRNA synthetase, bacterial family), which translates to MSDRKVRVRFAPSPTGALHIGGVRTALYNYLFARQHGGDMIFRIEDTDSNRFVPGAEEYILESFKWLNIHFDEGVSFGGNYGPYRQSERRDIYKKYVKVLLDSGKAYVAFDTPEELDKKRHEVANFQYDASTRLEMRNSLTLSREEVEKLIAQGEQYVVRFKIEPNEDVYVNDLIRGKVVINSSVLDDKVLYKSADELPTYHLANIVDDHLMDISHVIRGEEWLPSAPLHVLLYRAFGWEETMPSFAHLPLLLKPEGNGKLSKRDGDRLGFPVFPLEWKDPKTGDISSGFRESGYLPEAVINFLALLGWNPGTDQEMISMDELIQLFDLSRCSKAGAKFDFKKGIWFNHQYIQRKSDLELAKLFMPTLEEHNIHIDLNRVAQVVKLMKDRISFVHELWDEAGFFFVAPESYDEKTVRKRWKEESGKQISDLATLLVGLDDFSAENQEKVVMDWIAANDYKVGAVMNAFRLAVVGASKGPHMFDITAFLGKDETLVRMHKAVEVLG; encoded by the coding sequence ATGTCTGATAGAAAAGTAAGAGTTCGTTTTGCACCCAGTCCAACTGGTGCTTTGCATATTGGTGGTGTCCGCACTGCATTATATAATTATCTATTTGCTCGTCAACATGGTGGCGATATGATTTTCCGTATTGAGGATACGGATTCAAATCGCTTTGTTCCAGGTGCTGAGGAGTATATTCTAGAATCATTTAAATGGTTAAATATACATTTTGACGAAGGTGTGAGTTTTGGTGGAAACTATGGTCCGTATCGTCAGTCTGAACGCCGTGATATTTATAAGAAGTATGTAAAAGTATTATTGGATAGCGGTAAAGCATATGTTGCATTTGACACTCCAGAGGAGCTAGATAAAAAACGTCATGAAGTAGCAAACTTTCAGTATGATGCTTCCACTCGTTTGGAAATGCGTAACTCTTTAACTTTGTCTAGAGAAGAGGTTGAAAAGTTAATAGCTCAAGGCGAACAATATGTAGTTCGTTTTAAAATTGAGCCTAATGAGGATGTCTATGTGAATGATTTAATTCGTGGAAAAGTAGTAATTAACTCATCTGTACTTGATGATAAAGTTCTATACAAGTCTGCAGACGAACTTCCGACCTATCATTTAGCGAATATTGTTGATGATCACTTAATGGATATATCACATGTTATTCGTGGTGAAGAATGGTTGCCTTCAGCACCACTTCATGTTTTATTATATCGTGCTTTTGGTTGGGAAGAGACGATGCCTTCTTTTGCACACTTGCCTCTTCTATTAAAACCAGAAGGTAATGGTAAGTTGAGTAAACGTGATGGTGATCGTTTGGGCTTTCCTGTTTTTCCATTGGAGTGGAAAGATCCTAAGACTGGTGATATTTCATCAGGATTCAGAGAATCAGGTTATTTACCTGAAGCAGTCATTAACTTTTTAGCACTCTTAGGGTGGAATCCTGGAACAGATCAAGAGATGATATCTATGGATGAGCTTATTCAGCTTTTTGATTTAAGTAGATGTAGTAAAGCTGGTGCTAAATTTGATTTTAAAAAAGGTATTTGGTTTAATCATCAATATATTCAGAGAAAATCAGATTTAGAATTAGCTAAATTATTTATGCCAACTTTAGAAGAGCATAATATTCATATAGATTTAAATAGAGTAGCCCAAGTGGTGAAACTAATGAAAGATCGTATATCTTTCGTCCATGAATTATGGGATGAGGCTGGGTTCTTCTTTGTAGCACCAGAGTCATACGATGAAAAGACAGTTCGTAAACGCTGGAAAGAAGAATCTGGAAAACAAATTTCTGATTTAGCTACTTTACTGGTAGGCTTAGATGATTTTTCTGCGGAAAATCAAGAAAAAGTTGTTATGGATTGGATTGCTGCTAATGACTACAAAGTAGGGGCAGTAATGAATGCTTTTCGCCTTGCAGTTGTAGGAGCAAGTAAAGGTCCTCATATGTTTGATATTACTGCTTTTTTGGGTAAAGACGAAACATTAGTGCGTATGCATAAGGCAGTAGAGGTACTTGGCTAA
- a CDS encoding Three-deoxy-D-manno-octulosonic-acid transferase domain-containing protein (COGs: COG1519 3-deoxy-D-manno-octulosonic-acid transferase~InterPro IPR007507~KEGG: bfs:BF4029 3-deoxy-D-manno-octulosonic-acid transferase~PFAM: Three-deoxy-D-manno-octulosonic-acid transferase, N-terminal~SPTR: 3-deoxy-D-manno-octulosonic-acid transferase;~IMG reference gene:2504106170~PFAM: 3-Deoxy-D-manno-octulosonic-acid transferase (kdotransferase)) yields the protein MFYNIAIYIYGFLVHIAALFSKKPRKMVRGHHVVYQLLRQQIEKDADYIWFHAASLGEFEQGRPLIEKIRAQYPEYRILLTFFSPSGYEVRKNYQGADVVCYLPFDKPRNVSKFLDLANPKMAFFIKYEFWKNYLDELHKRRIPTYSISSIFRKNQVFFKWYGGTYRKVLKNFDHLFVQNEASKRFLSRIDITRVTVVGDTRFDRVIQIKDQAKDLQLVENFKGGSPTFVAGSSWGPDEDLFIEYFNQHPEMKLIIAPHVIDENHLVEIISKLNRPYVRYTKANGDNVKKADCLIIDCFGLLSSIYRYGEVAYIGGGFGVGIHNILEAAVYGIPVLFGPKYHKFMEAREIIECKGAYSIRDFDELKALLNRFFEDKIFYKETSALAGGYVHQHSGASDKILKMINF from the coding sequence ATGTTTTATAATATTGCAATATATATATATGGCTTCCTTGTTCATATAGCAGCACTGTTTAGTAAGAAGCCGAGGAAGATGGTACGTGGGCATCATGTTGTTTACCAATTACTTCGTCAACAAATTGAAAAAGATGCTGATTATATTTGGTTTCATGCAGCCTCACTTGGTGAGTTTGAACAAGGACGACCATTAATAGAAAAAATTCGTGCTCAGTATCCTGAGTATCGAATTCTTTTAACTTTCTTTTCTCCATCAGGATATGAAGTGAGAAAAAACTATCAAGGAGCAGATGTTGTTTGCTATTTACCATTTGATAAGCCTAGAAATGTTTCCAAATTCTTAGATTTGGCCAATCCCAAAATGGCATTTTTTATTAAATATGAATTTTGGAAAAATTATCTAGATGAATTACATAAAAGACGTATTCCTACTTATAGTATCTCTTCAATATTTAGGAAGAATCAAGTTTTTTTTAAATGGTATGGAGGAACATATCGTAAGGTTTTGAAAAACTTCGATCACTTGTTTGTACAGAATGAAGCTTCTAAAAGGTTTTTATCACGAATTGATATAACAAGAGTAACTGTTGTTGGAGATACACGATTTGATCGAGTTATCCAAATTAAAGATCAAGCAAAAGATCTTCAACTTGTAGAAAATTTTAAAGGAGGTAGTCCGACATTTGTGGCTGGAAGCTCATGGGGGCCAGATGAAGATTTATTTATAGAGTATTTTAATCAACATCCTGAAATGAAGTTAATTATAGCTCCTCATGTTATAGATGAAAATCATTTAGTTGAAATAATAAGTAAGCTCAACAGACCTTATGTTAGATATACAAAGGCTAATGGAGATAATGTGAAAAAAGCAGATTGTTTGATCATTGATTGCTTTGGTTTATTATCGTCAATTTATCGTTACGGAGAAGTTGCTTATATCGGAGGGGGATTCGGCGTTGGAATTCATAATATCCTTGAAGCTGCTGTATATGGGATACCTGTATTATTTGGACCTAAGTATCATAAATTCATGGAGGCTCGTGAAATAATTGAATGTAAAGGAGCTTATTCAATTCGTGATTTTGATGAACTGAAGGCACTTTTAAATCGATTCTTTGAAGATAAAATCTTTTATAAAGAAACAAGTGCCTTAGCTGGAGGCTATGTTCATCAGCATTCTGGAGCTTCAGATAAGATTCTGAAAATGATTAATTTCTAA
- a CDS encoding tRNA-specific 2-thiouridylase mnmA (COGs: COG0482 tRNA(5-methylaminomethyl-2-thiouridylate) methyltransferase contains the PP-loop ATPase domain~HAMAP: tRNA-specific 2-thiouridylase~InterPro IPR004506~KEGG: bth:BT_0155 tRNA-specific 2-thiouridylase MnmA~PFAM: tRNA-specific 2-thiouridylase~SPTR: tRNA-specific 2-thiouridylase mnmA 3;~TIGRFAM: tRNA-specific 2-thiouridylase~IMG reference gene:2504106171~PFAM: tRNA methyl transferase~TIGRFAM: tRNA (5-methylaminomethyl-2-thiouridylate)-methyltransferase), producing the protein MKNIATLLSGGVDSSVVVHLLCEQGFKPDLFYIKIGMDDKEYMGCSAEEDIELAQATARKYGLTLDVIDLQQEYWDSVVKYTIEKVSKGYTPNPDVMCNKLIKFGCFEEKVGYQYDFTATGHYASTHCIDDQTWLGTAKDPLKDQTDFLAQIDKLQVSKLMFPLGNLMKHEVRDIALNAKLPSAKRKDSQGICFLGKINYNDFVKRFLGEKEGPIIELETGKILGKHKGFWFHTIGQRKGIGLAGGPWYVVKKDIQENTIYVSRGFDVETQYGDHFTMNDFHFITANPWKEFPKEGVEIKFKIRHTPEYSPGYLFQKGTQYLLRSKENLQGIAPGQFGVIYDKDAKICIGSGEISF; encoded by the coding sequence ATGAAAAATATAGCAACATTGCTATCTGGAGGTGTAGACAGCTCAGTTGTTGTACACCTCCTCTGCGAACAAGGTTTTAAGCCCGATCTATTTTATATTAAAATAGGTATGGATGACAAAGAGTACATGGGGTGCTCTGCCGAAGAAGATATTGAGTTAGCTCAAGCAACAGCTAGAAAATATGGACTAACATTAGACGTTATAGATTTACAGCAAGAGTATTGGGACAGCGTAGTCAAATATACTATAGAAAAAGTTAGTAAAGGCTATACGCCCAACCCAGATGTTATGTGTAACAAACTAATTAAGTTTGGATGCTTTGAAGAAAAAGTAGGATATCAATACGACTTTACGGCTACAGGGCATTATGCTTCCACACATTGTATTGATGATCAGACATGGTTAGGTACAGCAAAAGATCCATTAAAAGATCAAACAGACTTTTTAGCACAAATAGATAAACTTCAAGTTTCAAAGCTCATGTTTCCTCTTGGCAACCTAATGAAACATGAAGTCAGAGATATCGCATTGAACGCAAAGCTACCTAGTGCTAAACGTAAAGATAGTCAAGGAATATGTTTTCTAGGCAAAATCAATTATAATGATTTTGTAAAAAGATTCTTGGGCGAAAAAGAAGGTCCTATTATAGAGCTAGAAACAGGGAAGATTCTTGGAAAGCATAAAGGTTTTTGGTTCCACACTATTGGACAAAGAAAAGGTATTGGACTTGCAGGTGGACCATGGTACGTGGTGAAAAAAGACATTCAAGAAAACACTATATATGTTTCTAGAGGATTTGATGTAGAAACTCAGTATGGAGATCATTTTACAATGAATGATTTTCACTTCATAACAGCGAATCCATGGAAAGAGTTCCCAAAAGAAGGTGTTGAAATTAAATTTAAAATTCGCCATACCCCAGAGTATTCACCAGGCTATTTATTCCAAAAAGGAACGCAATACCTCTTAAGATCTAAAGAGAACCTTCAAGGAATAGCTCCAGGACAGTTTGGCGTAATTTATGATAAAGATGCAAAGATATGTATTGGAAGTGGAGAAATTTCTTTTTAG
- a CDS encoding acetyltransferase (COGs: COG0663 Carbonic anhydrase/acetyltransferase isoleucine patch superfamily~InterPro IPR001451~KEGG: bvu:BVU_0829 acetyltransferase~SPTR: Putative uncharacterized protein;~IMG reference gene:2504106172), protein MALIKSVRGFNPKWGKDCYFAENATLIGDLIIGNECSVWFNAVLRGDVNSLHIGDRVNLQDGCVLHTLYQKSTVTIGNDVTVGHNAIIHGADVDDGALIGMGAILLDHAHIGKGAIIAAGSVVLSNTIVEPYTLWAGVPAKFVKNVNPEQTEELNKKIASQYPFYASWYEEGHTDSTDSEK, encoded by the coding sequence ATGGCATTAATAAAATCAGTTAGAGGCTTTAATCCTAAATGGGGTAAAGATTGTTATTTTGCAGAGAATGCTACACTTATCGGAGACTTAATTATAGGTAATGAATGTAGCGTATGGTTCAACGCTGTATTAAGAGGAGATGTTAACTCTCTACACATTGGAGATAGAGTGAATTTACAAGATGGATGTGTATTACATACACTATATCAAAAATCAACCGTCACTATTGGTAATGATGTAACTGTTGGCCATAATGCAATTATTCATGGCGCTGATGTCGATGATGGCGCATTAATTGGAATGGGTGCTATTCTTTTAGACCATGCTCATATAGGTAAAGGTGCTATTATTGCTGCAGGCTCTGTTGTATTAAGTAATACAATAGTCGAGCCCTATACTCTTTGGGCAGGTGTACCAGCCAAATTTGTAAAGAATGTAAATCCTGAACAAACAGAAGAACTAAATAAAAAAATTGCATCTCAATACCCTTTTTATGCTTCTTGGTATGAAGAGGGCCACACAGATTCTACTGATAGTGAAAAATAA
- a CDS encoding creatinase (COGs: COG0006 Xaa-Pro aminopeptidase~InterPro IPR000587:IPR000994~KEGG: bfr:BF4203 putative aminopeptidase~PFAM: Creatinase; Peptidase M24, structural domain~SPTR: Putative aminopeptidase;~IMG reference gene:2504106173~PFAM: Metallopeptidase family M24; Creatinase/Prolidase N-terminal domain), with protein sequence MNSKIKQRINNLRGKMQAHDLQAVIIPTSDPHMSEYIPDHWKTREWISGFTGSAGTVVITQTKAGLWTDSRYYLQASQQLANTNIILYKDGLKETPTITQFLKSNLPSKSNIGINSETTPIETYRIWEKELINLSLNADSNLIQELWDDRPELPKSQAYIYDEKYAGKSSKSKIEEIRDKYITSSSKKILITALDEIAWILNIRGQEIQNNPVVISYLILSQKSCDLFIDSKKISDELKKYLKDQSINTHEYKDIYPFLSKIHETEIQYDPKVTNVKLTQSLQRSVVKKETPSPIALLKAIRNKKEIENIKRAMIKDGIALTKFLIWLETNINSSITEIDISNQLYKLRSQQDLFIGESFDTIAGYKEHGAIVHYKATQDTNATLKPKGLLLVDSGAQYLDGTTDITRTIALGELSSEEKLDYTLVLKGHIALARAVFPEGTRGSQIDILARLPLWENRKNFLHGTGHGVGHFLCVHEGPQSIRMNENPIPLHLGMLTSNEPGVYIDNSHGVRIENLILVIPFGDGLYSNYYKFETITLCPICTKGIVKEILTDQEIQWLNDYHKKVYDTLAKHLNNKEQEWLKKATAKI encoded by the coding sequence ATGAATTCAAAAATTAAGCAGCGCATTAATAACCTTAGGGGAAAAATGCAAGCTCATGATTTACAAGCTGTCATTATCCCTACCAGTGATCCTCATATGAGTGAATATATTCCAGACCATTGGAAAACAAGAGAATGGATTAGTGGATTTACTGGTTCTGCAGGAACTGTGGTCATAACCCAAACAAAAGCAGGTCTATGGACTGACTCCAGATATTATTTACAAGCATCGCAACAATTAGCTAACACCAATATTATTCTTTATAAAGATGGACTTAAAGAAACTCCAACAATAACCCAGTTCTTAAAATCAAACCTTCCATCAAAGTCTAATATTGGTATAAATAGCGAAACAACACCTATTGAAACATATAGAATTTGGGAGAAAGAGTTGATTAATTTAAGTTTGAATGCTGATAGTAATCTAATACAAGAGTTATGGGATGATAGACCAGAACTACCTAAATCTCAAGCTTATATCTATGATGAGAAATATGCAGGGAAGAGCTCTAAATCAAAAATAGAAGAAATTAGAGATAAATATATTACTTCTAGTTCTAAAAAAATCCTGATTACTGCGCTGGATGAGATAGCATGGATATTAAATATTAGAGGTCAAGAAATACAGAACAACCCAGTTGTCATATCATACCTTATTCTTTCTCAAAAATCTTGCGATTTATTTATTGATAGTAAAAAAATATCGGATGAACTTAAAAAATACCTAAAGGATCAATCAATAAATACACACGAATATAAAGATATCTATCCATTCTTATCTAAAATACATGAAACAGAAATCCAGTATGACCCTAAAGTTACCAATGTAAAACTCACTCAATCATTACAAAGATCAGTAGTTAAAAAAGAAACTCCTTCTCCCATAGCTTTATTAAAAGCTATCAGAAATAAAAAAGAGATAGAAAATATAAAAAGAGCAATGATTAAAGATGGTATAGCTCTTACAAAGTTTCTAATTTGGTTAGAGACGAATATAAACTCATCCATAACAGAAATAGATATTTCTAACCAGCTTTATAAATTGAGATCACAGCAAGATTTGTTTATAGGAGAGAGCTTTGATACTATTGCTGGATATAAAGAGCATGGTGCTATAGTACATTATAAAGCAACTCAGGATACGAATGCAACCTTAAAACCAAAAGGGCTACTTTTAGTTGACTCTGGTGCACAATACTTAGATGGAACAACAGATATCACAAGAACAATTGCTTTAGGAGAGCTATCAAGTGAAGAAAAACTAGATTACACATTAGTTTTAAAGGGTCATATAGCACTCGCTAGAGCGGTTTTCCCAGAAGGCACAAGAGGTAGTCAAATAGATATATTAGCACGTTTACCTCTTTGGGAAAATAGAAAAAACTTCCTACATGGAACAGGACATGGTGTGGGACACTTTCTATGCGTACATGAAGGACCTCAAAGTATTCGAATGAATGAGAACCCCATTCCCCTTCACCTTGGCATGCTTACTTCAAATGAGCCAGGGGTATACATAGATAATAGTCATGGAGTAAGAATTGAAAATTTAATATTAGTTATTCCTTTTGGAGATGGTCTATATAGCAATTATTATAAATTTGAAACTATTACATTATGCCCTATTTGCACAAAAGGAATTGTTAAAGAAATATTAACTGACCAAGAAATTCAATGGCTAAATGACTATCATAAGAAAGTATATGATACTTTAGCAAAACACTTAAACAATAAAGAACAAGAATGGCTTAAAAAGGCCACAGCTAAAATTTAA
- a CDS encoding hypothetical protein (IMG reference gene:2504106174): MGLYSINILEKKQKVLRITKLCLILQIEIKTLFYKFIVKLNNRK; encoded by the coding sequence ATGGGGTTATATAGTATTAATATACTGGAAAAAAAGCAGAAAGTTTTGAGAATTACGAAACTATGCTTAATTTTGCAAATTGAAATAAAAACATTATTTTATAAATTCATTGTTAAACTAAATAATAGAAAATGA
- a CDS encoding 30S ribosomal protein S21 (HAMAP: Ribosomal protein S21~InterPro IPR001911~KEGG: bvu:BVU_0827 30S ribosomal protein S21~PFAM: Ribosomal protein S21~SPTR: 30S ribosomal protein S21;~TIGRFAM: Ribosomal protein S21~IMG reference gene:2504106175~PFAM: Ribosomal protein S21~TIGRFAM: ribosomal protein S21) has translation MIVVPVKEGENIERALKKFKRKFERTGIVKELRRRQQYDKPSVRNRFKRERAIYVQQLKDLED, from the coding sequence ATGATTGTAGTACCTGTAAAAGAAGGCGAAAACATCGAAAGAGCTCTTAAAAAATTTAAGAGAAAATTTGAGAGAACTGGAATCGTAAAAGAGTTAAGAAGAAGACAACAATACGATAAGCCATCAGTTCGTAATAGATTTAAAAGAGAACGTGCTATTTATGTTCAGCAATTAAAAGACCTAGAAGATTAA